DNA sequence from the Actinomycetota bacterium genome:
TCCTTCTGGGTCGTCTTCGCCGTGTTCTTCCCGGCCGCCACCGGGATCATGGCTGGCGCGAACCTGTCCGGTGAGCTGGAGGACCCCCGGCACAGCATCCCCCTCGGCACCATGGCGGCCATCGGGGTGAGTTTCGTGATCTACGCGCTCCTGGCGGTGTGGCTCGCAAGGACCGCCTCCCCCGACGAATTGGTCTCCAACTACACGATCATGGTCGACCGGGCCGCGTGGGGGCCGGCCGTGCTGGGCGGGCTCCTGGGTGCCACGTACTCGTCGGCCCTGGCCTCGATCGTCGGCGCCCCGCGCATCCTGCAGGCGCTGGCGACCCACCAGATCCTGCCTGGCGGTTCGTGGATGGCGCGGACCACGGCCGAGGGCGAGCCACGCAACGCGATGGCGGTCACTGCGGGCATCGTGTTCGCAGCACTCATGCTGCGCGACCTGAACGCGGTCGCCCCCCTCATCACGATGTTCTTCCTGATCACCTACACGATGATCAACCTGGTGGTGGTGATCGAGCAGAGCCTGGGGCTGGCGAGCTTCCGACCGCTGCTGTGGGTGCCGCGCGTCGTCCCGCTGGCGGGAACACTCGGGTGCGTGTTCGCGATGTTCATAGTGAACCCGACCTTCGGCCTCCTCGCGGTCGCCGTTGTCATCGGCGTCTACGCGTACCTCGTGCGCCGGCACCTGGCGGCCCCCTACGGCGACGTGCGCAGCGGCCTGTTCGTCGCGGTCGCCGAGTGGGCCGCGAAGAAGGTCACGGCGCTGCGCGGGACCCACGAGCGTGCGTGGAAGCCCAACCTCCTGGTGCCGGTCCAGGACGACCGTGAGCTGCAGGCGACGTTCCGGCTGATCCACGCGATCGCCTACCCGAAGGGGTCGGTCCGGATCATGGGCGTCCAGAGCGCGGAGGACACGAGCGGACAGCTCGTGCCCGTGCGGCTCGACCGGCTCTGCGACGCCTTCCAGGACGAGGACGTGTTCGCCTCCTGGACCGTGGCCGAAGCCCCATCGCTGTCGGGCGGGGTGATCACGGCGCTCGGAGCGGTGGGCGGGTCGTTCCTTCGACCGAACATCGTCTTCCTCACCCTCCCCGACGATCCGCGGCGGACCGCCCACGTCCACGAGATCGCCTCACACGCACGCGAGCACGACGTCGGGGTGCTGCTGTACGTGCCGCACCCGACAACGGGGCTCGGACGACAGCGCTCGGTGAACCTGTGGCTGCGCAGCCCGACGCTCGAGCCCGAGGCGGAGGCCGCCGAGACCGACCTGGCGCTGCTAACCGCGTACAAGCTGCACCGCAACTGGACCGGCCGGATCCGCCTGCTCACCGCGATCCCCGAACTGGAACGCAAGCAGGCGGTCCGCGACGGTCTCGAGCGACTGCTCGATTCGGCGCGGTTGCCTGACGCCGAGGTGTACCCGATCGAGGGCAGCTTCCTCGAGGCGATCCACAAGGCACCGACCGCCGACCTGCACGTCATGGGTCTGCCGACCGACGTCGACACGGCGTGGCTCAGCGACATCGTCCACCGGACCCGTTCGTCGTGCCTGTTCGTGCGCGGGTCGGGGCGCGAGAGCGCGCTGGCCTGAGCCACGGCTCCGCCGGACCACCGCCCGGGCCGGAGGACGATCGGACGATCCCCGGTGGTCCACCCCAGTACACGGCTGCGCGCATACGACTGCGTGATCGGGCGAACGACCACAGTCGTCGACGCCAGCTCTGTGCTTCCCCCAGGGGGCCCTTACTCGCTACGACGACGGTCGTGGAACGATCGGTATCGCCCTCATGGTGTGATGGGCGTCTGGACGTCTCAACGTGGGTGATACGAGTTCGAGATCATATGGATGCTCCCACGCGACCAGTGAGGGGCTACGAGAACGCCCGGCCCCATCGACCGTCTCGACCTCGACGCCGAACTCGAACGCTGGTCAGGCGTGCACACCGGCGGCCCTCCGCTCAACACGAGGGGTTGTCGTCGCCGAGGTCGGTCCACAGCTTCTCAAGGCGCTCCGCCGCACCGTGTGGGTCCGAGGCCACGACGACCCCGTTCACAGCTGTACGTCAGCTCTCGGGTCTGACGACAGCGCGTTCGACGTCCGTTGCGAACCGCAGGCCTCGGGCCCACCAGAGCACGTGCATCCCAGATCGCGAGAGAGCTTCCAGCTCGTGGCCGGGCAACTGTGGCTACGCATCGGCGGACAAGAGCGGATCCTGCAGGCACCTGCAACGATCGACATCCCCGCCGGAACCGCCCACACCTTCTGGAACGACGGTCCGGAGACCGCATCGATCGCCGTCTCCTTCGAGCCAGCGGGCACCTTCGAGCACTTCCTCGAGACGGTGTACGAACTCGCCGCTGACCGTCGCACCAACAGCAAGGGCGTCCCGAACCCGTTGCGGATGGCAGTCATCGCCCGTGAACACCTCAACGCATCGCACTCGCGCGGCCCCCCTTGGCGGTTCAACGCTCCGCGTTCGCTGTTCTCGCGCCACTCGGCAGATTGGCTGGCTACACCCCCCGGTACTCACGCAAC
Encoded proteins:
- a CDS encoding Na-K-Cl cotransporter, whose translation is MYLREGWVIGNAGLLGGLVIIGIAFGISGATGLSMSSVTTNIRIGPGGAYSIISRSLGLEVGGSIGIPLYLSQALAVSLYIFGFRAGWLTIFPDHPALVVDLVVFVVLFAIASVSASLAFRVQYVILAMIVASLVSIGWAAATGPMDQPIQLWGQFPGAPEDGFPGTSFWVVFAVFFPAATGIMAGANLSGELEDPRHSIPLGTMAAIGVSFVIYALLAVWLARTASPDELVSNYTIMVDRAAWGPAVLGGLLGATYSSALASIVGAPRILQALATHQILPGGSWMARTTAEGEPRNAMAVTAGIVFAALMLRDLNAVAPLITMFFLITYTMINLVVVIEQSLGLASFRPLLWVPRVVPLAGTLGCVFAMFIVNPTFGLLAVAVVIGVYAYLVRRHLAAPYGDVRSGLFVAVAEWAAKKVTALRGTHERAWKPNLLVPVQDDRELQATFRLIHAIAYPKGSVRIMGVQSAEDTSGQLVPVRLDRLCDAFQDEDVFASWTVAEAPSLSGGVITALGAVGGSFLRPNIVFLTLPDDPRRTAHVHEIASHAREHDVGVLLYVPHPTTGLGRQRSVNLWLRSPTLEPEAEAAETDLALLTAYKLHRNWTGRIRLLTAIPELERKQAVRDGLERLLDSARLPDAEVYPIEGSFLEAIHKAPTADLHVMGLPTDVDTAWLSDIVHRTRSSCLFVRGSGRESALA
- a CDS encoding cupin domain-containing protein — its product is MHPRSRESFQLVAGQLWLRIGGQERILQAPATIDIPAGTAHTFWNDGPETASIAVSFEPAGTFEHFLETVYELAADRRTNSKGVPNPLRMAVIAREHLNASHSRGPPWRFNAPRSLFSRHSADWLATPPGTHATAELIP